In the Ranitomeya imitator isolate aRanImi1 unplaced genomic scaffold, aRanImi1.pri SCAFFOLD_325, whole genome shotgun sequence genome, one interval contains:
- the LOC138653700 gene encoding histone H2B 1.1-like, translated as MPDPAKSAPAPKKGSKKAVTKTQKKDGKKRRKSRKESYAIYVYKVLKQVHPDTGISSKAMGIMNSFVNDIFERIAGEASRLAHYNKRSTITSREIQTAVRLLLPGELAKHAVSEGTKAVTKYTSAK; from the coding sequence ATGCCTGATCCCGCCAAGTCTGCGCCTGCGCCcaagaagggctccaagaaagcCGTGACTAAGACTCAGAAGAAAGACGGCAAGAAGCGgaggaagagcaggaaggagagctacgccatctacgtgtacaaggtgctgaagcaggtccaccccgacaccggcatctcctccaaggccatgggcatcatgaactccttcgtcaacgacatcttcgagcgcatcgcaggggaagcctcccgcctggctcactacaacaagcgctccaccatcacctcccgggagatccagaccgccgtgcgcctgctgctgcccggagagctggccaagcacgccgtgtccgagggcaccaaggccgtcaccaagtacaccagcgccaagtga